Proteins encoded in a region of the Zea mays cultivar B73 chromosome 2, Zm-B73-REFERENCE-NAM-5.0, whole genome shotgun sequence genome:
- the LOC100276996 gene encoding Dof zinc finger protein DOF5.1, with product MAGAGCATAVQRPAAAGAPAAVARTAVGAGGAVADPRAEALRCPRCDSANTKFCYYNNYSLSQPRHFCKACKRYWTRGGTLRNVPVGGGCRKNKRSSRSGGGGRNGSSSSFSSSSADSTALPLPPPPTTMGSLPSSLGLPGGASLLLGSALPGGAGDHHHLGLFQAAMQSVVSSDATAYDEMQQQQQTQLDHLLGLGYGGGAGAQIQLKPWMQEAAGAGGAPGIMDSFYAPLLSSSLVPGLEELHVKAEAAGAGDHQQKPSSRDQQSASWDWELPTPSSSNVDANVVTASDALMAAAAAASMNPAVSVSSTPSTAPTAPSSFLYWGNSGIGGAAAAWPDLANCGSSIATLF from the coding sequence ATGGCTGGCGCGGGGTGTGCGACAGCCGTGcagcggccggcggcggcgggggcGCCGGCTGCTGTGGCAAGGACCGCGGTCGGGGCAGGCGGCGCGGTCGCCGACCCGCGCGCGGAGGCGCTGCGGTGCCCGCGCTGCGACTCGGCCAACACCAAGTTCTGCTACTACAACAACTACTCGCTGTCGCAGCCGCGCCACTTCTGCAAGGCGTGCAAGCGCTACTGGACGCGCGGGGGCACGCTCCGCAACGTCCCCGTCGGCGGGGGCTGCCGCAAGAACAAGCGCTCCTccaggagcggcggcggcgggaggAATGGgtcctcctcctccttctcctcctccTCGGCGGACTCGACGGCGCTGCCCCTCCCGCCGCCTCCGACGACGATGGGGTCCCTGCCGTCGTCGCTGGGGCTGCCCGGGGGCGCGTCGCTCCTCCTCGGGTCCGCGCTCCCTGGCGGTGCCGGTGACCACCACCACCTCGGCCTTTTCCAGGCGGCCATGCAGTCGGTGGTCTCCTCCGACGCGACCGCCTACGACGAgatgcagcagcaacagcagacgcAGCTGGACCACCTGCTGGGCCTCGGATACGGAGGAGGCGCCGGCGCGCAGATCCAGCTCAAGCCGTGGATGCAGGAGGCCGCCGGGGCAGGCGGCGcgcccgggatcatggacagcttCTACGCGCCGCTGCTGTCCAGCTCCCTCGTGCCGGGGCTGGAGGAGCTGCACGTCAAGGCGGAGGCCGCCGGAGCCGGGGATCACCAGCAGAAGCCGTCATCAAGGGACCAGCAGAGCGCCAGCTGGGACTGGGAGCTGCCGACGCCGTCGTCGTCCAACGTCGACGCCAACGTCGTCACCGCGTCTGACGCGCtcatggccgccgccgccgccgcgtccaTGAACCCCGCTGTTAGTGTTAGCTCCACGCCCTCCACGGCACCAACCGCCCCCTCCTCGTTCTTATACTGGGGCAACAGCGGCATTGGCGGCGCTGCCGCGGCCTGGCCAGACCTCGCCAACTGCGGATCCTCCATTGCCACGCTCTTCTAG
- the LOC100192593 gene encoding Ribosomal RNA small subunit methyltransferase, mitochondrial: MKRAVSALWARRAVRQAYLYTPTAATATSSSPEFGASTSEAWDGRFRLHKPRGQHLLTNPRVLDAIARHAAISPGDAVLEVGPGTGNLTARLLASQAARVTAVEIDPRMVEAVTARAAALGLAHKFKVIAGDAVEVEFPEFDVCVANIPYGISSPLIAKLLFGPYRFRTATLLLQKEFARRLVAAPGDGEYNRLAANVRLVADVRLLMDVSKRDFVPMPRVDSSLVEIRPRGTVPGVDVSEWLAFTRVCFGQKNKTLAAIFKQKRMVVELLRRSLRTERCAGGVSLGPLEVDDSGEDDCGGNDDGSNRVVGFSEEEVAAFKEKVAGALDTAELAGKRPSKVSNDELKRLLRLFNDRGVRFQ; the protein is encoded by the exons ATGAAGCGAGCCGTCTCCGCTCTCTGGGCGCGCCGCGCCGTCCGCCAAGCCTACCTCTACAcccccaccgccgccaccgccacctCGTCGTCGCCTGAGTTTGGGGCGTCCACATCAGAGGCGTGGGACGGGCGTTTCCGGCTCCACAAGCCGCGCGGGCAGCACCTGCTCACCAACCCGCGCGTCCTCGACGCCATCGCGCGCCACGCCGCCATCAGTCCAGGCGACGCCGTCCTCGAGGTCGGGCCCGGCACGGGCAACCTCACCGCGCGCCTCCTCGCGTCCCAGGCGGCGCGCGTCACCGCCGTCGAGATCGACCCGCGCATGGTCGAGGCCGTCACCGCGCGCGCCGCTGCTCTCGGCCTCGCGCACAAGTTCAAg GTGATTGCGGGCGACGCCGTGGAGGTAGAGTTCCCGGAGTTCGACGTCTGCGTGGCCAACATCCCCTACGGCATCTCCTCGCCGCTGATCGCcaagctgctgttcggcccctacCGGTTCCGGACGGCGACGCTGCTGCTCCAGAAGGAGTTCGCGCGGCGGCTCGTGGCCGCGCCGGGCGACGGGGAGTACAACCGGTTGGCGGCCAACGTGCGCCTGGTCGCCGACGTCAGGCTGCTCATGGACGTGAGCAAGAGGGACTTCGTGCCCATGCCCCGGGTGGACTCGTCCCTCGTCGAGATCCGGCCGCGGGGCACCGTGCCAGGGGTCGACGTCAGCGAGTGGCTGGCGTTCACGCGCGTGTGTTTCGGGCAGAAGAACAAGACCCTCGCCGCCATCTTCAAGCAGAAGAGGATGGTCGTTGAGCTGTTGCGCCGGTCGCTGAGAACGGAGAGATGTGCCGGTGGTGTCAGCCTAGGTCCGCTTGAGGTCGACGACAGTGGAGAAGATGACTGTGGGGGAAACGACGATGGCAGCAACAGAGTGGTTGGTTTCAGCGAGGAAGAGGTCGCGGCGTTCAAGGAGAAGGTTGCTGGAGCGTTGGACACCGCCGAGCTCGCCGGCAAGAGGCCATCGAAGGTGTCCAACGACGAGCTGAAACGATTGCTCCGGCTGTTCAACGATCGCGGGGTGCGGTTCCAGTAG